Proteins encoded within one genomic window of Tabrizicola piscis:
- a CDS encoding DUF1428 domain-containing protein, translating into MNYIDGFLIPVRTTDRETYRDHEAHWWPSFQKHGALSIVVGWGDDVPAGKQTDFRRAVDLLDDETVVFCWMTWPDKETRNKAYAALESEMTEGVEMPFDGKRMVYGGFVPILQEG; encoded by the coding sequence ATGAATTACATCGATGGATTTCTCATCCCTGTACGCACCACCGATCGCGAGACTTACCGCGACCACGAGGCCCACTGGTGGCCATCGTTCCAAAAGCACGGCGCGTTGTCGATTGTCGTCGGATGGGGCGACGATGTGCCGGCCGGAAAGCAGACCGATTTTCGGCGGGCGGTTGACCTACTGGACGATGAGACAGTTGTTTTCTGCTGGATGACTTGGCCCGACAAGGAGACGCGAAACAAGGCTTATGCTGCGCTCGAATCCGAGATGACCGAAGGCGTTGAGATGCCATTCGACGGCAAGAGAATGGTCTATGGCGGCTTCGTGCCAATCCTGCAGGAAGGCTGA
- a CDS encoding peptidoglycan-binding domain-containing protein, which translates to MRNFTLPLVLAACVGVSVPAAAQSNLEEILGGLAQGLVQQEQDRAAYIAAQSANTVTGYRNYLSRYPKGAYRTNAEKALARLGAPVAGSTAAAAQAEARLGITYGQRVSVQRELTRLGFQTYGADGVWGKNTRNAIATWQSNGGETATGYVTEAQLRVLLRTGTVLDPPDDTPPTGTLGGAEVEAALGLTRTQRITIQRQLTALGYDAGVADGLWGSNTRTAIRAWQKANKKTQSGYMTAAQVRLIADQAGSTVTPTPTPDTSPTAVMEERLLGLTLAERTDIQRRLTRLGYNTYGSDGTFGGNTRRAIAAWQADEGATITGYLSADQVRLIRTETGG; encoded by the coding sequence ATGCGCAATTTCACTTTGCCACTGGTGCTTGCGGCCTGCGTTGGCGTGTCGGTGCCAGCTGCCGCTCAGTCCAATCTCGAAGAGATTCTCGGTGGTCTGGCGCAGGGACTGGTTCAGCAGGAGCAGGACCGCGCTGCGTATATCGCCGCCCAAAGTGCCAACACGGTCACTGGCTATCGCAATTATCTGTCACGGTACCCCAAGGGCGCCTACCGCACCAATGCCGAAAAGGCGCTGGCCCGGCTGGGCGCTCCCGTCGCCGGTTCGACTGCGGCGGCCGCACAAGCAGAAGCGCGGCTTGGCATCACCTACGGCCAAAGGGTGTCCGTGCAACGGGAACTGACGCGGCTTGGCTTCCAGACCTACGGCGCCGACGGCGTCTGGGGCAAGAACACCCGGAACGCGATTGCGACCTGGCAATCCAACGGCGGGGAAACGGCGACCGGATATGTGACCGAGGCGCAATTGCGGGTGCTCCTGAGGACCGGCACGGTTCTCGACCCGCCGGACGACACGCCTCCCACGGGAACGCTTGGTGGGGCGGAGGTCGAGGCCGCACTGGGCCTGACTCGTACCCAACGGATCACGATCCAGCGGCAGCTGACCGCCCTTGGCTATGACGCCGGAGTGGCGGATGGTCTTTGGGGCAGCAACACGCGGACGGCAATCCGGGCCTGGCAGAAGGCAAACAAGAAGACGCAAAGCGGCTACATGACGGCGGCGCAGGTTCGGCTGATCGCCGATCAGGCGGGAAGCACGGTAACACCAACGCCCACACCCGACACGAGCCCGACGGCGGTGATGGAAGAGCGCCTTCTGGGCCTGACCTTGGCCGAAAGAACCGACATCCAGCGCCGCCTGACCCGGCTTGGCTACAACACCTACGGGTCAGACGGCACCTTCGGCGGCAACACCCGCCGGGCCATTGCCGCTTGGCAGGCGGATGAGGGGGCGACGATCACCGGTTATCTGTCGGCGGATCAGGTGCGCCTGATCCGGACCGAGACGGGGGGGTGA
- a CDS encoding DUF2200 domain-containing protein — translation MAHRIVTTSFASVYPHYVAKAERKGRSRAEVDEVICWLTGHSQRTLDAVLATDTDFQTFFAEAPRMNPARSLITGVVCGVRVETVADPTMREIRYLDKLIDELAKGKAMERILRSA, via the coding sequence ATGGCGCACAGGATCGTCACGACCAGCTTTGCAAGTGTCTACCCGCACTATGTGGCCAAGGCGGAACGCAAGGGCCGAAGCAGGGCTGAGGTGGATGAAGTCATCTGCTGGCTGACCGGCCACTCGCAACGCACCCTTGATGCGGTGCTCGCCACCGACACGGACTTTCAAACATTCTTCGCCGAGGCGCCGCGCATGAACCCGGCCAGAAGCTTGATCACCGGTGTGGTCTGTGGAGTCCGCGTGGAGACGGTTGCGGACCCTACCATGCGCGAAATCAGGTATCTCGACAAACTGATTGACGAGTTGGCAAAGGGGAAAGCGATGGAGAGGATTCTGCGGTCTGCATGA
- a CDS encoding heme/hemin ABC transporter substrate-binding protein — protein sequence MIRAFCLSLALAHPACAEDAMRLVTLGGSVTEIAVALGAGDSLIARDSTSNWPESVLDLPDVGYIRALSPENVLALDPGLIVAEGDAGPPETVDVLKAAGIPFVLVPEATDPQGVIAKIEAVAGALGLPREGKALAEKTSAGLKAAEARAASVAQPKRVLFILSLQGGRVMAAGAGTEAEGIIRLAGAINAAAGFQGYKPMTDEAVLAARPDAILMMDREGDLAIGDSDIMAQPALAETPAAKSGSVIRMDGMLLLGFGPRTPEAAQALHAALYGNG from the coding sequence ATGATCCGCGCCTTCTGTCTTTCTCTTGCCCTCGCCCATCCGGCCTGCGCCGAAGATGCGATGCGGCTTGTCACTCTTGGTGGCTCCGTTACCGAAATTGCCGTGGCCCTCGGGGCAGGCGACAGCCTCATCGCCCGCGACAGCACCTCGAACTGGCCGGAAAGCGTGCTGGACTTGCCGGACGTAGGCTATATCCGCGCGCTTTCGCCCGAGAATGTGCTGGCGCTTGACCCCGGCCTGATCGTGGCCGAAGGCGATGCCGGCCCGCCCGAGACGGTGGATGTGCTGAAGGCCGCTGGCATTCCCTTTGTCCTTGTACCCGAGGCGACCGATCCGCAGGGCGTCATCGCCAAGATCGAAGCGGTTGCCGGGGCGCTTGGTCTGCCAAGGGAAGGCAAGGCCCTGGCTGAAAAGACCAGCGCGGGGCTCAAGGCCGCCGAAGCCCGCGCCGCAAGCGTGGCCCAGCCAAAGCGGGTGCTGTTCATCCTGTCGCTGCAAGGCGGCCGCGTCATGGCCGCAGGCGCGGGGACCGAGGCTGAAGGGATCATCCGTCTTGCAGGTGCAATAAACGCCGCAGCCGGCTTTCAGGGGTACAAGCCCATGACGGACGAGGCGGTTCTGGCGGCCCGGCCGGATGCCATCCTGATGATGGACCGCGAGGGTGACCTTGCAATCGGCGACAGCGATATCATGGCCCAACCCGCGCTGGCCGAGACGCCGGCCGCCAAGTCCGGCAGCGTGATACGAATGGACGGGATGCTGCTGCTAGGCTTCGGCCCGCGCACGCCCGAAGCAGCGCAGGCGCTGCACGCCGCACTTTACGGAAACGGCTAG
- a CDS encoding ABC transporter permease, whose translation MFHGYLPMILDGLGVTLSVASVSLLVACVFGMVGALAKLSASPGLRWGATTYTTVVRSLPDILLMLCVFYGGQIMLNRLADAQGWGYIDINPFLAGTLTLGFVFGAYLTETFRGAIMAIPRGQIEAGHACGLSRMQVVRFIVLPQMVRHAIPGFTNNWLVMLKATALVSIIGLDDMVHRAGLASAATREPFTFYALTGAIYLAVTTVSILALTALERRFSRGVRREVAR comes from the coding sequence ATGTTTCACGGATATCTGCCGATGATCCTTGACGGGCTGGGGGTGACCCTGTCTGTCGCCTCGGTGTCGCTGCTGGTGGCGTGCGTCTTTGGCATGGTAGGTGCGCTGGCCAAACTGTCCGCCTCGCCCGGGCTGCGCTGGGGGGCCACCACTTATACCACTGTCGTGCGGTCGCTGCCGGATATCCTGCTGATGCTTTGCGTCTTCTATGGCGGCCAGATCATGCTCAACCGGCTCGCCGATGCGCAGGGCTGGGGCTACATCGACATCAACCCCTTCCTGGCCGGCACGCTGACCTTGGGCTTTGTCTTCGGGGCTTATCTGACCGAGACTTTCCGGGGCGCCATCATGGCGATCCCGCGCGGTCAGATCGAGGCGGGGCATGCTTGTGGCCTTAGCCGGATGCAGGTCGTGCGCTTCATCGTCCTGCCGCAGATGGTGCGCCATGCCATTCCGGGGTTCACCAACAACTGGCTGGTGATGCTCAAGGCCACGGCACTGGTGTCGATCATCGGGCTGGACGACATGGTCCACCGTGCAGGCCTTGCCTCGGCCGCCACGCGCGAGCCGTTCACCTTCTACGCCTTGACCGGGGCGATCTATCTGGCCGTCACCACCGTCTCGATCCTCGCCCTGACCGCGCTGGAACGGCGCTTTTCCCGCGGTGTGCGGCGCGAGGTGGCGCGGTGA
- a CDS encoding ABC transporter ATP-binding protein: MTAMLTATHIRKSFGAVEVLKGITLTAHKGDVISMIGSSGSGKSTFLRCLNFLERPTSGTIAMEGVPLDCRKDRAGDLIVADEATLRHYRARVTMVFQQFNLWSHMTAQENVMLGPIRVKGLSRAEAAERAQAYLARVGLSHRKDAYPGFLSGGEQQRVAIARALAMEPELMLFDEPTSALDPELVGEVLRVMRSLAEEGRTMIVVTHEMNFARDVANKVVFLNEGVIGEEGSPRDVLQNPQTDRLRAFLAAQAA, from the coding sequence ATGACTGCCATGCTGACCGCGACCCATATCCGCAAGTCCTTCGGCGCCGTTGAGGTTCTGAAAGGCATCACCCTGACGGCCCACAAGGGCGACGTGATTTCGATGATAGGCTCCTCCGGGTCGGGGAAAAGCACTTTCCTGCGCTGCCTGAACTTTCTGGAACGCCCCACCTCCGGCACCATCGCGATGGAGGGCGTCCCGCTGGACTGCCGCAAGGACCGGGCCGGTGACCTGATCGTGGCGGACGAGGCAACCCTCCGCCACTACCGCGCCCGGGTGACGATGGTGTTCCAGCAGTTCAACCTCTGGTCCCACATGACCGCGCAGGAGAACGTGATGCTGGGGCCGATCCGGGTAAAAGGCCTTTCCCGCGCCGAAGCGGCTGAGCGCGCGCAGGCCTACCTTGCCCGCGTCGGCCTGTCGCACCGCAAGGACGCCTATCCCGGTTTCCTTTCGGGCGGCGAGCAGCAGCGCGTCGCCATCGCCCGGGCGCTGGCCATGGAACCCGAGCTGATGCTGTTCGATGAACCGACCAGCGCGCTTGACCCCGAACTGGTGGGCGAAGTGCTGCGCGTCATGCGCAGTCTTGCGGAAGAGGGCCGTACGATGATCGTCGTGACGCATGAGATGAACTTCGCCCGCGACGTCGCCAACAAGGTGGTGTTCCTGAACGAAGGCGTCATCGGCGAAGAGGGCAGCCCGCGCGATGTGTTGCAGAACCCGCAAACTGACCGGCTGCGGGCCTTCCTTGCAGCGCAGGCTGCATGA
- a CDS encoding FecCD family ABC transporter permease, which produces MLSLTSDRSISRRHPASLTLALAGLVAAAAILSLTTGAAGLGLGDLAAGLFGDGLSTRDRVVLYDIRLPRLAMGLAVGAALAVSGVLLQGLFHNPLADPGIVGVSAGAGLGAVLAIVLGGLMPAGLAGLFGSWLVPAAAGLGGWATTLLLYRVATTGKRTEVATMLLAGIALSALAGAATGVLTYIADDRQLRDLTFWGMGSLAGATWAKLAAAAPLIGAALMLSMRLARGLNALALGEAQAAHMGTDVQRLKGWAIFATAAAAGASVAVSGGIGFIGLVVPHLLRQAQGPDHRHLLPNAALLGAALLVLADLVSRSIVAPAELPLGIITALIGAPVFLWMLLHNTQLKGR; this is translated from the coding sequence ATGTTGTCCCTTACATCGGACCGGTCCATATCGCGCCGACATCCTGCAAGCCTGACGCTTGCCCTTGCCGGGCTGGTCGCCGCCGCAGCGATCCTGTCGCTGACCACTGGTGCGGCGGGCCTTGGCCTTGGCGACCTTGCGGCTGGCCTATTTGGCGACGGCCTGTCGACCCGTGATCGCGTGGTCCTCTACGACATCCGCCTTCCGCGCTTGGCGATGGGGTTGGCGGTTGGCGCAGCGCTTGCCGTGTCAGGTGTCCTGTTGCAGGGCCTGTTCCACAACCCCTTGGCTGACCCCGGTATCGTTGGCGTCAGCGCCGGCGCGGGGCTTGGTGCGGTGCTGGCAATCGTCCTTGGCGGCCTTATGCCCGCTGGGCTTGCGGGGCTGTTCGGCTCGTGGCTCGTTCCCGCCGCTGCCGGGCTTGGCGGCTGGGCAACGACGCTGCTGCTTTACCGCGTGGCCACCACCGGCAAGCGGACGGAAGTGGCCACGATGTTGCTGGCCGGCATCGCGCTGTCGGCCCTGGCCGGCGCGGCGACCGGAGTGCTGACCTATATCGCCGATGACCGTCAGTTGCGTGACTTGACGTTCTGGGGCATGGGCTCCCTCGCCGGGGCGACCTGGGCCAAGCTTGCCGCGGCTGCCCCGCTGATCGGCGCAGCACTTATGCTCTCTATGCGGCTGGCGCGTGGGCTGAATGCTTTGGCGCTGGGCGAGGCGCAGGCGGCGCATATGGGAACGGATGTGCAGCGGCTGAAGGGGTGGGCGATCTTTGCCACCGCCGCCGCTGCCGGGGCGTCCGTAGCGGTGTCTGGCGGTATCGGGTTCATCGGCCTTGTCGTCCCGCATCTGCTTCGTCAGGCGCAGGGCCCTGACCACCGCCACCTTCTGCCAAACGCAGCCCTTCTGGGCGCAGCGCTGCTTGTGCTGGCCGACCTCGTCTCTCGCAGCATCGTCGCCCCGGCAGAACTGCCGCTCGGGATCATCACAGCCTTGATCGGCGCGCCCGTGTTTCTGTGGATGCTGTTGCACAATACCCAACTGAAAGGGCGCTAG
- a CDS encoding ABC transporter permease produces the protein MINWSIIVETFPAFLEGLQITLILLVISVAAGLVLSIPLSVARASDNLWLRTPVWLFTYVIRGTPLLVQLFIIYYGLPQFELIRDSALWPYLRSPWVCAWLAFTLNTTAYTTEMFAGAIRATPMGEIEAARALGLSRFQVFRDVFWPGAWRRALPQYGNEIVQMMHATALASTVTIVEILRVARDVYTNYLVVPESFGMAAVFYLVLTLILTRGFKMLEKHYLRHLDPAASAAPAIPRTDKAPANA, from the coding sequence GTGATCAACTGGTCGATCATTGTCGAGACCTTTCCCGCCTTTCTTGAAGGCTTGCAGATCACCCTGATCCTTTTGGTGATTTCGGTCGCGGCAGGGTTGGTGCTGTCGATCCCGCTGTCTGTCGCCCGGGCATCGGACAACCTTTGGCTGCGCACGCCGGTCTGGCTGTTCACCTATGTCATCCGGGGCACGCCGCTGCTGGTGCAACTGTTCATAATCTACTACGGCCTGCCGCAGTTCGAGCTAATCCGCGACAGCGCGCTATGGCCCTATCTGCGCAGCCCCTGGGTCTGTGCGTGGCTGGCCTTCACGCTCAACACCACCGCCTACACGACCGAGATGTTTGCAGGCGCGATCCGCGCCACCCCGATGGGCGAGATCGAGGCCGCGCGGGCGCTTGGCCTCAGCCGGTTCCAAGTGTTCCGCGATGTGTTCTGGCCCGGGGCCTGGCGCCGCGCCCTGCCGCAATACGGCAATGAGATCGTGCAGATGATGCATGCAACCGCCTTGGCCAGCACCGTAACCATCGTGGAAATCCTGCGCGTGGCGCGGGACGTCTATACCAACTACCTTGTGGTGCCAGAAAGCTTCGGCATGGCGGCGGTGTTCTACCTTGTGCTGACCCTGATCCTGACGCGCGGGTTCAAGATGCTGGAAAAGCACTACCTGCGCCACCTTGATCCCGCAGCCAGCGCGGCCCCTGCAATTCCACGAACCGACAAAGCGCCTGCCAATGCCTGA
- a CDS encoding succinylglutamate desuccinylase/aspartoacylase family protein, protein MPDNTLTFAGRGPGTTHSLTWASFGDRKARPHVHVQGGLHADEGPGMLTARMLADRLAEEEAAGRLVGHVTVLPAANPMGLGQFIHGDITGRFDLYDGRNFNRAFPDLAEAAAVHLKGRLGPDAARNTALVRDALLAALVDSPPVDPADALRHALLRLAIPADVVLDLHCDGEAEVHLYTQPTSLDAMRPLAALTGCRALLVAEVSGGNPFDEAVVRPWLDLAQRFPDHPIPPACASCTLELRGRADVSRSLAAHDAEAILDYLHHLGVVEGAVNLPAPACEPTPLAGSEALIAPVAGLLSYSVSLGDQVTAGQTVAEITDPLSGTVHPVCAGTSGVFFARPATRIAEVGKRLGKIAGAHAFRHGPLLSP, encoded by the coding sequence ATGCCTGACAACACCCTGACATTCGCCGGTCGCGGCCCCGGCACGACCCACAGCCTGACTTGGGCCTCCTTCGGTGACCGCAAGGCCCGGCCGCATGTGCATGTGCAAGGCGGTCTGCATGCCGACGAAGGGCCGGGCATGCTGACGGCCCGGATGCTCGCCGACCGTCTGGCCGAAGAAGAGGCGGCAGGGCGGCTTGTCGGCCACGTGACCGTACTCCCCGCGGCCAATCCCATGGGCCTTGGGCAATTCATCCATGGCGACATCACCGGGCGCTTCGACCTCTATGACGGGCGCAACTTCAACCGGGCGTTCCCGGATCTGGCCGAGGCGGCGGCGGTGCATCTGAAGGGGCGGCTTGGCCCGGATGCAGCCCGCAACACGGCCTTGGTCCGTGACGCACTTCTGGCGGCCTTGGTGGACTCCCCCCCTGTCGATCCGGCCGATGCCCTGCGCCATGCCCTGCTGCGGCTGGCGATCCCGGCGGATGTGGTCCTGGACCTGCATTGCGACGGCGAGGCAGAGGTGCATCTTTACACCCAGCCTACCTCGCTTGACGCGATGCGCCCCTTGGCGGCGCTGACCGGTTGCCGCGCGCTTCTGGTGGCCGAGGTGTCGGGCGGCAATCCCTTTGACGAGGCGGTGGTCCGGCCTTGGCTTGACCTCGCCCAACGCTTTCCCGATCACCCCATCCCCCCGGCCTGCGCCAGTTGCACGCTGGAACTGCGCGGCCGCGCCGATGTCAGCCGCTCGCTTGCCGCGCATGATGCAGAGGCGATCCTCGACTACCTGCACCACCTTGGCGTGGTCGAAGGAGCGGTCAACCTTCCCGCGCCGGCCTGCGAACCGACCCCCCTCGCCGGGTCCGAGGCGCTGATCGCCCCGGTAGCGGGTCTTTTGTCCTACTCCGTCAGTCTGGGCGATCAGGTCACCGCAGGCCAGACCGTCGCGGAAATCACCGATCCGCTGAGCGGCACAGTGCATCCCGTGTGCGCCGGGACGTCTGGCGTCTTCTTCGCCCGCCCCGCCACCCGCATCGCCGAGGTGGGCAAGCGGCTGGGCAAGATCGCCGGGGCCCATGCCTTCCGCCACGGCCCACTTCTCAGCCCCTGA
- a CDS encoding MurR/RpiR family transcriptional regulator, which produces MKKIMSPSPNSWSADADRRFISSPLGQQVLALLSSGSPSQKSLSEFVLRDPVFMATHGIEEVARQSGISPSTISRYVRDLGLAGYAEFRTAVGETVHALIAPVTKLGARLAEVDPERGAAEASLASALRSLEGLTDPSTATMIRAAALRLKEARYVWVMGFGLSAHLAAILSLGLQPYRDGVVNVVQFGGTENAAGRLMGAGAGDVVVTLAFPRYSADVTELARIARKAGARIISITDSMASPLAAVTDDLLLTPAPHPLFSSSSLPALAVIEALVSEFLVSDPAHVERASRLAASLAAYIASQP; this is translated from the coding sequence GTGAAAAAAATAATGTCACCCTCGCCGAATTCCTGGTCTGCTGATGCCGACCGCAGATTCATCTCGTCCCCGCTTGGTCAGCAGGTTCTTGCGCTGCTGTCATCGGGTTCGCCGTCGCAGAAAAGCCTGTCGGAATTCGTGCTGCGCGATCCGGTGTTCATGGCAACGCATGGGATCGAGGAGGTTGCCCGCCAGTCGGGGATTTCGCCAAGCACGATAAGCCGTTACGTGCGGGACCTTGGGTTGGCGGGCTACGCCGAATTCCGCACCGCAGTAGGCGAAACTGTGCATGCGCTGATCGCCCCGGTGACCAAGCTGGGCGCCCGTCTGGCCGAGGTCGACCCCGAGCGGGGCGCGGCCGAGGCCAGCCTTGCCTCGGCACTGCGCAGTCTGGAAGGGCTCACAGATCCGTCAACCGCCACCATGATCCGCGCCGCCGCGCTGCGCCTTAAAGAGGCACGGTATGTCTGGGTGATGGGGTTCGGCCTCTCCGCCCATCTGGCGGCGATTCTGTCACTGGGCCTGCAGCCCTACCGTGACGGGGTCGTGAACGTGGTGCAGTTTGGCGGCACCGAGAATGCGGCCGGCCGTCTGATGGGGGCGGGGGCAGGCGACGTCGTAGTGACCCTGGCCTTCCCGCGTTATTCGGCCGACGTGACCGAGCTTGCCCGGATCGCACGCAAGGCCGGCGCGCGGATCATCTCCATCACTGACTCCATGGCGTCTCCCCTTGCGGCGGTCACGGATGACCTCCTCCTGACCCCCGCACCACATCCGCTGTTCTCCTCCTCCTCGCTGCCCGCGCTTGCAGTGATCGAGGCGTTGGTATCCGAATTTCTGGTGTCCGACCCGGCCCATGTGGAGCGCGCCAGCCGACTGGCTGCGTCGCTTGCGGCCTATATCGCCTCGCAGCCGTAA
- a CDS encoding transporter substrate-binding domain-containing protein codes for MRFKFATTVAALLLSTIAAHADTLRIGVEGNYPPFSLVAADGTLSGFDIDIANALCERMDVTCEMVQQEWDGMIPALNAKKFDIIVASMTITEKRKEAVDFSDPYYDVPSRFIAKEGAFSGYTPEDLNGKTIIVLRNSPRADYIAANYPESDTLLVDKETAVYLELASGRGDIAFGSSVVSAESFLKTPEGEGFAQVGEPISLTQSTDGGVGIALRKGEEELKGKINAALAELMADGTYATIADQYFDFDVRPQAVSQ; via the coding sequence ATGCGCTTCAAGTTTGCGACCACAGTTGCCGCTCTGCTCCTCAGCACCATTGCCGCCCATGCCGATACCCTGCGGATCGGAGTCGAGGGCAACTATCCGCCCTTCAGCCTGGTCGCCGCCGATGGCACGCTTTCGGGCTTTGACATCGATATCGCCAATGCCCTGTGCGAGCGGATGGACGTGACCTGCGAGATGGTCCAGCAGGAATGGGACGGCATGATCCCGGCGCTGAACGCGAAGAAGTTCGACATCATCGTCGCTTCGATGACCATCACCGAAAAGCGCAAGGAGGCCGTGGATTTTTCCGATCCCTACTATGATGTGCCCTCGCGTTTCATCGCCAAGGAAGGCGCCTTCTCTGGCTATACCCCGGAAGACTTGAACGGCAAGACCATCATCGTGCTGCGCAACAGCCCGCGCGCTGATTACATTGCCGCAAACTACCCTGAAAGCGACACGCTGCTCGTCGACAAGGAAACCGCCGTCTATCTGGAGCTTGCCTCGGGACGCGGCGACATCGCCTTCGGCTCTTCGGTCGTGTCGGCGGAAAGCTTTCTGAAGACGCCCGAGGGCGAAGGTTTCGCCCAGGTGGGAGAGCCGATTTCCTTGACGCAAAGCACCGATGGCGGCGTCGGTATCGCGCTGCGCAAGGGTGAGGAAGAGCTGAAGGGCAAGATCAACGCGGCGCTGGCCGAGCTGATGGCGGATGGAACCTACGCCACCATCGCGGACCAGTACTTCGACTTCGATGTCCGCCCGCAGGCGGTCTCGCAGTAA
- a CDS encoding heme ABC transporter ATP-binding protein, with translation MLEIEDLHVRLGRRTVLDGISLQARAGEVLAICGANGAGKSTLLKAVLGEVPATGRVRLNGYNVAQTRLSDLARIRAVLPQDTEVAFTFTLGEIVAMGLEAGDFFDRPEVLTEALHAVGLAGHTDHTFHTLSGGERQRGQLARALAQVWGPVGPQGPRWLLLDEPVASLDLGHQLQVMRLARGFADAGGGVVAVMHDLNLSAMFADRIAFLIDGRLSAIGPPSIVLTPHLLERAYGCRIALNGIPTKEPWILPQTCEASAGDGGHNVLSIYPLSADSRTDSRFPT, from the coding sequence ATGCTGGAGATTGAAGATCTGCACGTTCGGCTCGGCCGCCGTACGGTCCTGGACGGCATCAGCCTTCAGGCGCGGGCGGGCGAGGTGCTGGCGATCTGCGGCGCGAACGGTGCGGGGAAAAGCACATTGCTGAAGGCGGTGCTGGGCGAGGTTCCGGCGACAGGCCGGGTGCGGCTGAACGGATACAACGTGGCCCAAACCCGCCTGTCCGATCTTGCCCGGATCCGCGCGGTCTTGCCGCAAGACACCGAGGTCGCCTTCACCTTCACCTTGGGTGAGATCGTGGCAATGGGGTTGGAAGCCGGGGACTTCTTCGACCGCCCGGAAGTCCTGACCGAAGCGCTGCACGCTGTGGGTCTGGCCGGGCACACGGATCATACATTCCACACCTTGTCGGGCGGAGAACGCCAGCGCGGCCAACTGGCCCGCGCTCTGGCACAGGTTTGGGGCCCGGTTGGACCGCAGGGTCCGCGCTGGCTTCTCCTCGACGAGCCGGTCGCGAGCCTCGACCTGGGCCACCAGCTTCAGGTGATGCGTCTCGCGCGCGGGTTCGCGGATGCAGGGGGCGGCGTGGTTGCGGTGATGCACGACCTGAACCTTTCAGCGATGTTCGCCGACCGCATCGCATTTTTGATCGATGGCCGACTTTCGGCTATCGGTCCGCCATCGATTGTCCTGACGCCTCACCTTCTTGAGCGCGCCTACGGGTGCCGGATCGCCTTGAACGGCATTCCGACGAAGGAACCATGGATCCTTCCGCAGACCTGCGAAGCCTCGGCTGGCGATGGCGGTCACAATGTGCTTTCCATCTATCCGCTTTCCGCAGACTCAAGAACAGACAGCCGGTTTCCCACCTGA
- a CDS encoding DinB family protein — protein MNRLANHRLHRACAALSPTDYAAPRSGFFPSIRATLNHILLVDRFYINAMQGHRLDRPALDEARGLLALDDLVLRQADSDAQLLELVAALTPDDLSRIVVVDRGDREQHDRMDDLLSHLFQHQTHHRGQVHAMLSSTTVAPPQLDEFIVGDDAAARAADMAALGWTEADLMR, from the coding sequence ATGAACCGCCTTGCCAATCATCGGCTGCACAGGGCCTGCGCCGCGCTGTCGCCGACCGACTATGCTGCTCCTCGCAGCGGGTTCTTCCCGTCGATCAGGGCGACCTTGAACCACATCCTTCTGGTTGACCGGTTCTACATCAACGCAATGCAGGGTCACAGGCTTGATCGCCCCGCGCTGGACGAAGCGCGGGGACTGCTTGCGTTGGACGATCTGGTCCTTCGACAAGCCGACAGCGACGCGCAGTTGCTGGAGCTTGTTGCCGCGCTGACGCCAGATGATCTGTCGCGCATTGTGGTGGTGGATCGTGGTGACCGCGAGCAGCACGACCGGATGGATGATCTGCTGTCCCATCTGTTTCAGCACCAGACCCATCATCGCGGGCAGGTGCATGCCATGCTGTCCTCGACCACCGTTGCGCCGCCGCAACTGGACGAATTCATCGTCGGTGACGACGCGGCGGCACGGGCGGCGGATATGGCGGCACTGGGCTGGACCGAGGCCGACCTGATGCGCTGA